From a region of the Bradyrhizobium diazoefficiens genome:
- the nuoF gene encoding NADH-quinone oxidoreductase subunit NuoF codes for MLEDKDRIFKNLYGLHDWGLEGARRRGAWDGTKAIIDKGRDWIINEMKASGLRGRGGAGFPTGLKWSFMPKESTDGRPSYLVVNADESEPGTCKDREIMRHDPHLLIEGCLIASCAMNAHACYIYVRGEFIREREHLQAAIDQAYEAKLVGKDNVNGWPFDIYVAHGAGAYICGEETALLESLEGKKGQPRLKPPFPANVGLFGCPTTVNNVESIAVAPDILRRGAAWFAGIGRPNNVGTKLFCISGHVERPCNVEEAMGIPFRELIDKHCGGIRGGWDNLKAVIPGGSSVRMVPAEQIIDTPMDFDSLSKLRSGLGTAAVIVMDKSTDLIRAIARISYFYKHESCGQCTPCREGTGWMWRVLTRMAEGRAHKREIDMLLEVTKQVEGHTICALGDAAAWPIQGLIAHFRHEIEARIDQYSHRADVDDAGVRDPMNMVAAE; via the coding sequence ATGCTCGAGGACAAGGACCGCATCTTCAAGAACCTCTATGGCCTTCATGACTGGGGGCTCGAGGGTGCGCGGCGCCGTGGCGCCTGGGACGGCACCAAGGCCATTATCGACAAGGGCCGCGACTGGATCATCAACGAGATGAAGGCCTCCGGCCTGCGCGGTCGCGGCGGCGCGGGCTTTCCGACCGGCCTGAAATGGTCGTTCATGCCGAAGGAATCGACCGACGGCCGGCCGAGCTATCTCGTCGTCAACGCCGACGAATCCGAGCCCGGCACCTGCAAGGATCGGGAGATCATGCGGCATGATCCCCATCTGTTGATCGAGGGCTGCCTGATCGCGAGCTGCGCGATGAACGCGCATGCCTGCTACATCTATGTTCGCGGCGAGTTCATCCGCGAGCGCGAGCATCTCCAGGCCGCGATCGACCAGGCCTACGAGGCCAAGCTGGTCGGCAAGGACAATGTCAACGGCTGGCCGTTCGACATCTACGTCGCGCACGGCGCCGGCGCCTATATCTGCGGCGAGGAAACCGCGCTGCTCGAAAGCCTCGAGGGCAAGAAGGGCCAGCCGCGGCTGAAGCCGCCGTTCCCGGCCAATGTCGGCCTGTTCGGCTGCCCGACCACCGTCAACAACGTCGAGTCGATCGCGGTTGCGCCCGACATCCTGCGCCGTGGCGCGGCCTGGTTCGCTGGTATCGGCCGTCCGAACAATGTCGGCACGAAACTCTTCTGCATTTCCGGTCATGTCGAGCGGCCCTGCAACGTCGAGGAAGCCATGGGCATCCCGTTCCGCGAGCTGATCGACAAGCATTGCGGCGGCATTCGCGGTGGCTGGGACAACCTCAAGGCCGTGATCCCAGGCGGCTCGTCGGTGCGCATGGTGCCGGCCGAGCAGATCATCGACACTCCCATGGATTTCGACAGCCTGAGCAAGCTGCGCTCGGGTCTCGGTACCGCAGCCGTGATCGTGATGGACAAGTCGACCGATTTGATCCGCGCCATCGCCCGCATCTCCTATTTCTACAAGCACGAGAGCTGCGGCCAGTGCACGCCATGCCGCGAGGGCACGGGCTGGATGTGGCGCGTCTTGACCCGCATGGCCGAGGGCCGCGCCCACAAGCGCGAGATCGACATGCTGCTGGAAGTGACGAAGCAGGTCGAAGGCCACACCATCTGCGCGCTCGGCGACGCAGCGGCCTGGCCGATCCAGGGCCTGATCGCGCATTTCCGTCACGAGATCGAAGCGCGCATCGACCAGTATTCGCACAGGGCCGACGTCGACGATGCCGGCGTCCGCGATCCCATGAACATGGTCGCGGCGGAGTAA
- the nuoE gene encoding NADH-quinone oxidoreductase subunit NuoE has translation MSVRRLAPKEVQPASFAFTEENLAFAKQQIAKYPAGRQASAVIAILWRAQEQHDGWVPEAAIRVVAEMLDMPYIRVLEVATFYTMFQLAPVGKKAHVQVCGTTPCRLRGAEDLIHVCEHRIHHEPFHLSKDGNFSWEEVECLGACVNAPMVLIGKDTYEDLTKESFGKVLDGFASGNPPKPGPQNGRQFSAPITGPTTLKEIT, from the coding sequence ATGTCCGTCCGCCGACTAGCACCGAAGGAAGTCCAGCCCGCGAGCTTCGCGTTCACGGAGGAGAACCTCGCGTTCGCCAAGCAGCAGATCGCGAAATATCCGGCCGGCCGCCAGGCCTCCGCGGTCATCGCGATCCTCTGGCGCGCGCAGGAGCAGCACGACGGCTGGGTCCCGGAAGCCGCGATCCGCGTCGTCGCCGAGATGCTCGACATGCCCTATATCCGCGTGCTCGAGGTCGCGACCTTCTACACGATGTTCCAGCTCGCCCCCGTCGGCAAGAAGGCTCACGTCCAGGTCTGCGGCACCACGCCATGCCGTCTGCGCGGCGCCGAGGATCTGATCCATGTCTGCGAGCACCGCATCCATCACGAGCCCTTCCATCTGTCCAAGGATGGCAATTTCAGCTGGGAAGAGGTGGAGTGCCTGGGCGCCTGCGTGAACGCGCCGATGGTGCTGATCGGCAAGGACACCTATGAGGACCTGACCAAGGAGAGTTTTGGCAAGGTGCTCGACGGCTTTGCTTCGGGCAATCCGCCCAAGCCGGGTCCGCAGAATGGTCGCCAGTTCTCGGCGCCGATCACCGGGCCGACCACGCTGAAGGAGATCACCTGA
- a CDS encoding FkbM family methyltransferase gives MVQAPIQFDRASGALEGANLWERTAALALVTGSKISSHFSHMGYIACANLLRKTLPERNIAIRLNPDAVFEFPYGDGYWSKLLNRSYNYEDELELLFADSVEVDYTLLDCGANYGYWSVLVSSKPFGAHKAIAIEPSGQNYPKLANNARVNGNRFETMKCAIGAARGTARLSGTKHEAFSIAGGPSADGEDVPVIALDNLIDDGKVASTGKYLIKLDVEGVEIEAIKGGARLLQADSVIMCEEHGSDRSHAVSRFILEQTPLKLIVFDPRSNRMETVTELSILDRIKVSTHVGYNVFGTASAFWQDRINALNAKTARRMQ, from the coding sequence ATGGTGCAGGCGCCAATCCAGTTTGACCGTGCCTCGGGGGCCCTTGAAGGGGCCAACCTGTGGGAGCGGACGGCTGCCTTGGCGCTGGTGACGGGATCGAAGATCTCCTCGCACTTCTCGCATATGGGCTACATCGCCTGCGCGAATTTGCTGCGCAAGACGCTGCCCGAACGCAACATCGCGATCAGGCTCAATCCCGACGCCGTGTTCGAATTCCCCTACGGCGACGGTTATTGGAGCAAGCTGCTCAACCGCTCCTATAATTACGAGGACGAGCTCGAGCTGCTGTTCGCCGACTCCGTCGAGGTCGACTACACGCTGCTCGATTGCGGCGCCAACTACGGCTACTGGTCGGTGCTGGTCTCGAGCAAGCCGTTCGGCGCACACAAGGCGATCGCGATCGAGCCGTCGGGACAGAACTACCCGAAGCTCGCCAACAATGCGCGCGTCAACGGCAATCGCTTCGAGACCATGAAATGCGCGATTGGCGCCGCCCGCGGCACGGCGCGCCTATCAGGCACCAAGCACGAAGCCTTCAGCATCGCCGGCGGTCCATCGGCGGACGGTGAGGACGTGCCCGTGATCGCGCTCGACAACCTGATCGACGACGGCAAGGTCGCGAGCACCGGCAAGTACCTGATCAAGCTCGACGTCGAGGGCGTCGAGATCGAGGCGATCAAGGGCGGCGCCCGGCTGCTCCAGGCCGACAGCGTCATCATGTGCGAGGAGCACGGCAGCGACCGCTCCCATGCCGTGTCGCGCTTCATCCTCGAGCAGACCCCGCTGAAGCTGATCGTGTTCGATCCGCGCAGCAACCGGATGGAGACCGTGACCGAGCTGTCGATCCTCGACCGCATCAAGGTCTCGACCCACGTCGGCTACAATGTTTTCGGCACCGCAAGCGCATTCTGGCAGGACAGGATCAATGCCCTGAATGCGAAAACCGCGCGCCGCATGCAGTGA
- a CDS encoding NADH-quinone oxidoreductase subunit D, whose amino-acid sequence MNEQPENLRNFTINFGPQHPAAHGVLRLVLELDGEVVARVDPHIGLLHRGTEKLIEQKTYLQAIGYFDRLDYVAPMNQEHAFCLAAEKLLGIEVPRRGQLIRVLYCEIGRILSHLLNVTTQAMDVGALTPPLWGFEEREKLMVFYERASGARMHAAFFRVGGVHQDLPQKLVDDIEAWCDPFLKVVDDLDRLLTANRIFKQRNVDIGVVSLKEAWEWGFSGVMVRGSGAAWDLRKSQPYECYAEMDFDIPIGKNGDCYDRYLIRMEEMRQSVRIMRQCIQKLNAPEGKGPVVVADNKVAPPRRGEMKRSMEALIHHFKLYTEGVHVPAGEVYTAVEAPKGEFGVYLVSDGTNKPYKCKIRAPGFAHLQAMDHICRGHLLADVSAILGSLDIVFGEVDR is encoded by the coding sequence ATGAATGAACAACCTGAGAACCTCAGAAACTTTACCATCAACTTTGGTCCGCAGCATCCTGCCGCGCACGGCGTTCTGCGTCTTGTGCTCGAATTGGATGGTGAGGTCGTTGCGCGTGTCGACCCGCACATTGGTCTCCTGCATCGCGGCACCGAAAAGCTGATCGAGCAGAAGACCTATCTGCAGGCGATCGGGTATTTCGATCGACTCGACTATGTGGCGCCGATGAACCAGGAGCATGCGTTCTGCCTCGCGGCGGAAAAGCTGCTCGGCATCGAAGTGCCGCGCCGCGGGCAGTTGATCCGCGTGCTCTATTGCGAGATCGGGCGCATCCTCTCGCACCTGCTCAACGTCACGACGCAGGCGATGGACGTCGGCGCGCTGACCCCGCCGCTGTGGGGTTTTGAAGAGCGCGAAAAGCTGATGGTGTTTTACGAGCGCGCCTCGGGCGCGCGCATGCATGCGGCATTCTTCCGGGTCGGCGGCGTGCACCAGGACCTGCCGCAGAAGCTGGTCGACGACATCGAGGCCTGGTGCGATCCGTTCCTGAAAGTGGTGGACGACCTCGACCGGCTGCTCACCGCCAACCGCATCTTCAAGCAGCGCAACGTCGACATCGGCGTGGTATCGCTGAAGGAAGCCTGGGAGTGGGGTTTCTCGGGAGTGATGGTGCGCGGCTCGGGCGCGGCCTGGGACCTGCGCAAGTCGCAGCCCTATGAGTGTTACGCCGAGATGGATTTCGACATTCCGATCGGCAAGAACGGCGACTGCTACGACCGCTATCTGATCCGCATGGAAGAGATGCGCCAGTCCGTGCGCATCATGAGGCAGTGCATCCAGAAGCTGAACGCGCCCGAGGGGAAGGGCCCCGTCGTCGTCGCCGACAACAAGGTCGCGCCGCCGCGCCGTGGCGAGATGAAGCGCTCGATGGAAGCGCTGATCCACCATTTCAAGCTCTACACCGAAGGCGTCCACGTGCCGGCCGGCGAGGTCTATACCGCGGTCGAGGCGCCCAAGGGCGAGTTCGGCGTCTACCTCGTCTCCGACGGCACCAACAAGCCCTACAAGTGCAAGATCCGCGCGCCGGGCTTTGCCCATCTCCAGGCCATGGATCACATCTGCCGCGGCCATCTGCTCGCCGACGTCTCGGCGATCCTCGGCTCGCTCGACATCGTGTTCGGAGAGGTCGATCGGTGA
- a CDS encoding NADH-quinone oxidoreductase subunit C — protein sequence MDDGKLDALGQTIVSALPGAATGHSVAFNQLTVEVEASKIVEVVKYLRDDPNCRFVNFTDITAVDYPDREKRFDVIYHFLSPTLNARIRLKAQADETTQVPSLIELFPGADWFEREAYDLYGVFFVGHPDMRRILTDYGFEGHPLRKDFPLTGFVEVRYDDQEKRVVYEPVRLSQEFRKFDFLSPWEGADYPLPGDEKAGPKV from the coding sequence ATGGACGATGGCAAGCTCGACGCCCTGGGGCAGACGATCGTTAGCGCGCTTCCGGGCGCCGCCACCGGTCATTCGGTCGCCTTCAACCAGCTCACGGTTGAGGTCGAGGCCAGCAAGATCGTCGAGGTGGTCAAGTACCTCCGCGATGATCCGAATTGCCGCTTCGTCAACTTCACCGACATCACGGCAGTGGACTATCCGGACCGTGAGAAGCGGTTCGACGTGATCTATCACTTCCTGTCGCCGACCCTGAATGCGCGGATCCGGCTCAAGGCCCAGGCCGACGAGACCACGCAGGTGCCGTCGCTGATCGAATTGTTCCCCGGCGCGGACTGGTTCGAGCGCGAGGCTTACGACCTCTATGGCGTGTTCTTCGTCGGCCATCCCGACATGCGCCGCATCCTCACCGATTACGGGTTCGAAGGCCATCCGCTGCGCAAGGACTTTCCGCTCACCGGCTTCGTCGAGGTCCGTTACGACGACCAGGAAAAGCGCGTGGTGTACGAGCCGGTCCGGCTCAGCCAGGAATTCCGCAAGTTCGATTTTCTCTCGCCATGGGAAGGCGCGGACTATCCGCTGCCGGGCGATGAAAAGGCGGGGCCGAAGGTCTGA
- a CDS encoding NADH-quinone oxidoreductase subunit B, with amino-acid sequence MGLNPALSTGPGVAPAPKGILDPSTGKPVGANDPFFLEVNHELSDKGFFVAATDDLITWARTGSLMWMTFGLACCAVEMMQVSMPRYDVERFGFAPRASPRQSDVMIVAGTLTNKMAPALRKVYDQMPEPRYVISMGSCANGGGYYHYSYSVVRGCDRIVPIDIYVPGCPPTAEALLYGILLLQKKIRRTGTIER; translated from the coding sequence ATGGGATTGAACCCAGCATTGTCCACAGGTCCGGGCGTCGCGCCGGCCCCCAAGGGCATATTGGATCCGTCGACCGGCAAGCCGGTCGGGGCCAATGATCCGTTCTTCCTCGAGGTCAATCACGAGCTGTCCGACAAGGGCTTCTTCGTGGCCGCGACCGACGATCTCATCACCTGGGCGCGTACCGGCTCCCTGATGTGGATGACCTTCGGTCTCGCCTGCTGCGCGGTCGAGATGATGCAGGTTTCGATGCCGCGCTACGACGTCGAGCGTTTCGGCTTCGCGCCGCGTGCCTCGCCGCGTCAGTCCGACGTGATGATCGTCGCGGGCACGCTGACCAACAAGATGGCGCCTGCGTTGCGCAAGGTCTACGACCAGATGCCGGAGCCTCGCTACGTCATCTCGATGGGTTCCTGCGCCAATGGCGGCGGCTATTATCACTATTCCTACTCGGTCGTGCGCGGCTGCGACCGCATCGTGCCGATCGACATCTACGTGCCGGGCTGTCCGCCCACAGCCGAAGCGCTGCTCTACGGCATCTTGCTGCTGCAAAAGAAGATCCGCCGCACCGGCACCATCGAACGCTAA
- a CDS encoding NADH-quinone oxidoreductase subunit A: MSGILQNYLPLVVFIGVAGLIGLVLLIAPFIVAFQQPDPEKLSAYECGFNAFDDARMKFDVRFYLVAILFIIFDLEVAFLFPWAVAFGKLGATGFWSMVVFLAVLTVGFAYEWKKGALEWD; the protein is encoded by the coding sequence ATGAGCGGCATTCTACAGAACTATCTTCCACTCGTCGTCTTTATAGGGGTAGCGGGCCTCATCGGCCTGGTGCTGCTGATCGCGCCCTTCATCGTGGCGTTCCAGCAGCCGGATCCGGAAAAGCTGTCGGCGTATGAGTGCGGTTTCAACGCCTTCGACGACGCCCGCATGAAGTTCGACGTCCGCTTCTACCTGGTCGCCATCCTCTTCATCATCTTCGACCTCGAGGTGGCGTTCCTGTTTCCCTGGGCGGTGGCGTTCGGCAAGCTTGGCGCGACCGGCTTCTGGTCCATGGTGGTGTTCCTCGCCGTGCTGACGGTCGGGTTCGCCTATGAATGGAAGAAGGGAGCACTCGAATGGGATTGA
- a CDS encoding PepSY-associated TM helix domain-containing protein translates to MKARTVRLWSVVHTWISLISTAFLLLLCLTGLPLIFYHEIDELLGYAPQPEAHASAARATPQQVADAALAADPGRVLQYIAWDKDEPGIVTAFTNATTDGAPDNATVRAFDAVSARLLGPVGVGPMLIVLKLHTDMFAGQPGKLFLGAMGLLFAVAVISGVVLYWPFTRRLRFATIRDRASRRVRWLDWHNLIGVVTVAWALVVGLTGVVNTWAELMLNQWKATELASMVAPYAGKPAPSHLASLDSVVARARQAAPGMEVAFIAFPGTPFTSSHHFAAFMRGDTALTARLLKPVLLDGETGEVADSRALPVYLQALLISQPLHFGDYGGMPLKLIWAALDLLTIIVIGSGLYLWLARRRKRAAVRADAFARRAPVPS, encoded by the coding sequence GTGAAAGCGCGCACGGTCAGGCTCTGGTCGGTGGTCCATACCTGGATCAGCCTGATCTCGACCGCGTTCCTGCTTTTGCTCTGCCTGACCGGGCTGCCGCTGATCTTCTATCATGAGATCGACGAGCTTCTGGGCTATGCCCCCCAGCCCGAAGCTCATGCGAGCGCGGCGCGCGCGACGCCCCAGCAAGTCGCCGACGCCGCGCTCGCCGCCGATCCCGGGCGGGTGCTGCAATATATCGCCTGGGACAAGGACGAGCCCGGCATCGTCACGGCCTTCACCAACGCCACCACCGATGGTGCGCCCGACAACGCGACCGTGCGTGCCTTCGATGCGGTCTCGGCCAGGCTGCTCGGGCCGGTCGGTGTCGGCCCGATGCTGATCGTGCTCAAGCTGCACACCGACATGTTTGCCGGCCAGCCCGGAAAGCTGTTTTTGGGCGCGATGGGCCTGTTGTTTGCCGTGGCCGTCATCTCCGGCGTGGTGCTGTACTGGCCCTTCACGCGTCGGCTGCGCTTTGCCACCATCCGCGACCGGGCCTCGCGCCGGGTGCGCTGGCTCGACTGGCACAATCTGATCGGGGTGGTGACGGTCGCCTGGGCGCTGGTGGTCGGGCTGACCGGCGTCGTCAACACCTGGGCCGAGCTGATGCTCAACCAGTGGAAGGCGACCGAGCTCGCCAGCATGGTCGCGCCCTATGCCGGCAAGCCGGCGCCGTCGCATCTCGCCTCGCTCGACAGTGTCGTCGCGCGCGCGAGGCAAGCGGCTCCCGGTATGGAGGTCGCCTTCATCGCGTTTCCGGGCACGCCCTTCACATCCTCGCACCATTTCGCCGCCTTCATGCGCGGCGACACGGCACTGACGGCGCGGCTCCTCAAGCCGGTGCTGCTGGACGGCGAAACCGGGGAGGTGGCCGACAGCCGGGCTCTGCCCGTCTATCTCCAGGCACTTCTGATCTCGCAGCCGCTGCATTTCGGTGATTATGGCGGCATGCCGCTGAAGCTGATCTGGGCCGCGCTCGACCTGCTCACGATCATCGTGATCGGCAGCGGCCTTTACCTCTGGCTGGCCCGGCGGCGGAAGCGAGCGGCTGTGCGCGCTGACGCATTCGCCAGGCGAGCCCCGGTTCCGTCGTGA
- a CDS encoding TonB-dependent siderophore receptor, which translates to MLRSAVLATASVLVLVPRASLAQSSAPSGAQNLPSVTVTAPEARRRAATRPQRRAPRSSVQTANRSKPQLQRDVGFVETPLGPVHGYVAGRSSSGTKTNTPIMETPQSVSVIGAEQIRDQKPNKLDEVLRYTAGVRAGTFGTDTRNDWWLIRGFKSEDIGLFLDGTQLFYTSYASWKLQTPNMERVEVLRGPSAVLYGGSSPSGIVNVISKMPPAEPIRYIESGVNNFGNAYVGFDFGGPVATSPDNGKLFARVVGQVQNGGTQVNFTPDNNYFIAPSVTWKPDADTTFTVLASASKQDTRGINFLPYQGTVTSASFGRIPTSFFIGDPSVDKFTREQEMLGYQFARNLTDDLTFRQNARFAHVDITYRGYVGNGWDNINTATLNRYNWYAKNTANQANLDNQLEYRFNTGTVRHTMLFGVDLKGYQIDDYQAFGFGVPSINVFNPAYGAAEVPLPSAPFRNFLITQKQAGTYLQDQMKLGNFTLVLSGRNDWVETTQEARDTGALVASRDDSRFSGRAGLIYNFDNGIAPYVSYSTSYNPIIGLNAQNQLFLPETGKQAEIGVKVAPKGFDGYFTVSAFDLVRQNVATTLPGSVPVLQNQTGEVTSRGIELEAVANATRELKLIGSFTAYHLFNSRDLDPSLVGKTPTNTPELLVSGWADYTFKDGPLAGFGFGGGVRYIGSSWADAANTLEVPAVVLGDLAVHYEWQNWRTALNVINLTDRIYVASCASATSCFYGDRRRITASVSYKW; encoded by the coding sequence ATGCTGCGGTCGGCCGTATTGGCGACCGCGTCCGTTTTGGTTTTGGTGCCGCGGGCATCGCTCGCACAATCTTCCGCGCCGAGTGGCGCGCAAAACCTGCCGTCAGTGACCGTCACCGCGCCGGAAGCGCGCCGTCGTGCGGCCACGAGGCCTCAGCGCCGTGCGCCGCGGTCGTCGGTGCAGACTGCCAACAGGAGCAAGCCCCAGCTGCAGCGCGATGTCGGCTTCGTCGAGACGCCGCTTGGCCCGGTGCACGGCTACGTCGCGGGTCGCAGCTCGTCCGGCACCAAGACCAACACGCCGATCATGGAGACGCCGCAGTCGGTGTCCGTCATCGGCGCGGAGCAAATCCGCGACCAGAAGCCGAACAAGCTCGACGAGGTGCTGCGCTACACCGCCGGCGTGCGCGCCGGAACGTTCGGCACGGATACCCGTAACGACTGGTGGCTGATCCGCGGCTTCAAGTCCGAGGATATCGGATTGTTTCTCGACGGCACGCAACTGTTCTACACCTCCTATGCGAGCTGGAAGCTCCAGACCCCCAACATGGAGCGGGTCGAGGTGCTGCGCGGTCCGTCAGCCGTGCTGTATGGAGGATCGAGCCCGAGCGGCATCGTCAACGTCATCAGCAAGATGCCGCCAGCCGAGCCGATCCGGTACATCGAGAGCGGCGTCAACAATTTCGGCAATGCCTATGTCGGCTTTGATTTCGGCGGGCCGGTCGCAACGAGCCCCGACAACGGCAAGCTGTTCGCCCGCGTGGTCGGTCAGGTCCAGAACGGCGGCACGCAGGTCAACTTCACACCCGACAACAATTACTTCATCGCGCCGTCGGTCACCTGGAAGCCGGATGCCGACACGACCTTCACGGTGCTGGCCTCGGCCTCGAAGCAGGACACCCGCGGTATCAACTTCCTGCCCTATCAGGGCACGGTGACCAGCGCCTCGTTCGGCAGGATTCCCACCAGCTTCTTTATCGGCGATCCCAGCGTGGACAAGTTCACGCGCGAGCAGGAGATGCTCGGCTATCAATTCGCGCGCAATCTCACCGACGACCTGACGTTCCGTCAGAATGCCCGCTTTGCGCATGTCGATATCACGTACCGCGGCTATGTCGGCAACGGTTGGGACAACATCAATACGGCCACGCTCAATCGGTACAATTGGTATGCGAAGAACACGGCCAATCAGGCCAATCTCGATAACCAGCTCGAGTATCGCTTCAACACCGGTACGGTGAGGCACACGATGCTGTTCGGGGTCGATCTGAAGGGCTATCAGATCGACGATTACCAGGCCTTCGGGTTCGGTGTGCCGTCAATCAACGTCTTCAATCCGGCCTATGGGGCAGCCGAGGTTCCGTTACCGAGCGCGCCGTTCCGGAATTTCCTCATCACGCAGAAGCAGGCCGGCACTTATCTCCAGGACCAGATGAAGCTCGGCAACTTCACGCTGGTGCTGAGCGGCCGCAATGACTGGGTCGAGACGACGCAAGAAGCCCGCGACACGGGCGCTTTGGTCGCCAGCCGAGACGACAGCAGGTTCAGCGGCCGCGCCGGCCTGATCTACAATTTCGACAACGGTATCGCGCCTTACGTCTCCTATTCGACGAGCTACAATCCGATCATCGGCCTCAACGCCCAGAACCAGTTGTTCCTGCCGGAAACCGGCAAGCAGGCCGAGATCGGCGTGAAGGTCGCGCCGAAGGGATTCGATGGCTATTTCACCGTTTCGGCTTTCGATCTGGTCCGTCAGAATGTCGCGACGACACTGCCAGGCAGTGTGCCCGTGTTGCAGAACCAGACCGGCGAGGTGACCTCGCGCGGCATCGAGCTCGAAGCAGTGGCCAATGCCACGAGGGAGCTGAAGCTGATCGGCTCCTTTACGGCCTATCATCTCTTCAACAGCAGGGATCTCGACCCGTCGCTGGTCGGCAAGACGCCGACCAACACGCCTGAACTCCTGGTCTCCGGCTGGGCAGACTATACCTTCAAGGACGGGCCGCTCGCAGGTTTCGGCTTCGGCGGCGGCGTGCGCTACATCGGCTCGTCCTGGGCCGATGCCGCCAACACCCTCGAGGTTCCCGCTGTGGTGCTTGGCGATCTCGCAGTTCACTACGAATGGCAGAACTGGCGCACGGCACTGAACGTGATCAACCTGACCGACAGGATCTATGTCGCGAGCTGCGCCTCGGCCACGTCGTGCTTCTACGGCGACCGCCGGCGCATCACCGCCAGCGTCTCCTACAAATGGTGA
- a CDS encoding HU family DNA-binding protein, whose amino-acid sequence MAKKDPAKKAAAPATVTLKHLAADIADSQDLSKKHAEAVLTDMVDLIAKHLKKGDRVRIVGLGILQVRKRAARTGRNPATGEPIHIKASRKVTFRPVKELKEAI is encoded by the coding sequence ATGGCTAAGAAGGATCCGGCAAAGAAGGCAGCCGCTCCCGCCACCGTCACGCTCAAGCACCTCGCCGCCGACATTGCCGACAGTCAGGACCTGTCGAAAAAGCACGCGGAGGCCGTCCTGACCGACATGGTCGACCTGATCGCCAAGCATCTCAAGAAGGGCGACCGTGTCCGCATCGTTGGGCTCGGCATCCTCCAGGTCCGCAAGCGCGCCGCCCGCACCGGCCGCAATCCCGCCACCGGCGAGCCGATCCATATCAAGGCCAGCAGGAAGGTCACCTTCCGTCCGGTCAAGGAACTGAAAGAGGCGATCTAA
- the pepT gene encoding peptidase T, with product MSSLTFSHTVTERFLRYVTIDTQSDPESPSSPSTEKQKDLGRVLAAELKAMGVEDAHLDDYGYVYGTIPANTTKKVPVICFCSHMDTSPDVTGKDVKPQLVKNYRGGDITLPGDTSQVIRFNEHPALRNQIGNDIVTTDGTTLLGADNKAGVAEIMDAAHFFINNPDVKHGTIKILFTPDEEIGRGVDNVDLKKLGADFGYTMDGESAGCVEDETFSADGATITINGVSAHPGYAKGKMEHAIKIAAAIVERLPKEGCSPETTSGKQGFLHPVGIEGALEQATLSFIIRDFSEEGLKEKEVLLETIVKDVMKDYPRSTYKFEVREQYRNMKQVIDRHPQVLEYAIEAIRRAGLRPMRTAIRGGTDGSRLSFMGLPCPNIFAGEHAFHSRLEWVSRQDMEKAVQTIVHLAMIWEEKA from the coding sequence ATGTCCTCCCTCACCTTTTCGCACACCGTGACCGAGCGCTTCCTGCGCTATGTCACCATCGACACCCAGTCCGATCCGGAATCCCCCAGCTCGCCCTCGACCGAGAAGCAGAAGGATCTCGGCCGCGTGCTCGCCGCCGAACTGAAGGCCATGGGCGTCGAGGACGCGCATCTCGACGATTACGGTTACGTCTACGGCACGATCCCGGCCAACACGACCAAGAAGGTGCCGGTGATCTGCTTCTGCTCGCACATGGACACCTCGCCCGACGTGACGGGCAAGGACGTCAAGCCGCAACTCGTGAAGAACTATCGCGGCGGCGACATCACGCTGCCGGGCGATACCAGCCAGGTGATCCGCTTCAATGAGCATCCCGCGCTGAGGAACCAGATCGGCAACGACATCGTCACCACCGACGGCACGACGCTCTTGGGCGCCGACAACAAGGCCGGCGTCGCCGAGATCATGGATGCCGCGCATTTCTTCATCAACAATCCCGATGTGAAGCACGGCACCATCAAGATCCTGTTCACGCCGGACGAAGAGATCGGCCGCGGCGTCGACAATGTCGACCTGAAGAAGCTTGGCGCCGATTTCGGCTACACCATGGACGGCGAGAGCGCCGGCTGCGTCGAGGACGAGACCTTCTCGGCCGACGGCGCCACCATCACCATCAACGGCGTCAGCGCCCATCCCGGCTACGCCAAGGGCAAGATGGAGCACGCGATCAAGATCGCGGCCGCTATCGTCGAGCGGCTGCCAAAGGAAGGCTGCTCGCCGGAGACCACCTCGGGCAAGCAGGGCTTTCTGCATCCGGTCGGCATCGAGGGCGCGCTGGAACAGGCGACGCTGTCCTTCATCATCCGCGACTTCTCCGAGGAAGGGCTGAAGGAGAAGGAGGTCCTGCTCGAGACCATCGTCAAGGACGTGATGAAGGACTATCCGCGCTCGACCTACAAATTCGAGGTCCGTGAGCAGTACCGCAACATGAAGCAGGTGATCGACCGTCACCCGCAGGTGCTGGAATACGCCATCGAGGCGATCCGCCGTGCCGGCCTGCGCCCGATGCGCACCGCGATCCGCGGCGGCACCGACGGCTCGCGCCTGTCCTTCATGGGCCTGCCCTGCCCCAACATCTTTGCCGGTGAGCACGCGTTTCACTCCCGGCTCGAATGGGTCAGCCGGCAGGACATGGAAAAGGCCGTGCAAACGATTGTGCACCTTGCGATGATTTGGGAGGAGAAGGCCTGA